The following are encoded together in the Cololabis saira isolate AMF1-May2022 chromosome 5, fColSai1.1, whole genome shotgun sequence genome:
- the akip1 gene encoding A-kinase-interacting protein 1, with amino-acid sequence MASQAWLDSSLRRSARLGREVLDRASRRSVDWTSSGSRSGSARTPASSEGAGPSRAAGEALAAAELADAFASISEFMARTTDRCRSFYESGSCPEPSDAERRHVCRFHAGPGPDGASTRRPGRKHGGVSGGGEDFYIEVSPGTYSVTASCPESQRQTRLVRVEPGESVSLTFDL; translated from the exons atGGCGAGCCAGGCCTGGCTGGACTCGTCCCTGCGTCGCTCGGCCCGCCTGGGCCGGGAGGTCCTGGACCGGGCCTCCCGGCGGAGCGTGGACTGGACCTCCTCCGGGTCTCGCTCCGGCTCGGCCCGGACGCCGGCCTCGTCGGAGGGAGCCGGGCCGAGCCGCGCGGCTGGCGAGGCGCTGGCCGCCGCCGAGCTGGCCGACGCCTTCGCCAGCATCTCGGAGTTCATGGCCCGGACCACGGACCGCTGCAGG AGCTTCTACGAGTCCGGTTCCTGCCCTGAGCCCAGCGACGCTGAGAGGAGACACGTGTGCCGGTTCCACGCCGGTCCGGGTCCTGACGGGGCGTCGACCAGGCGGCCCGGCAGGAAACAC GGCGGCGTCTCCGGCGGCGGCGAGGACTTCTACATCGAGGTTTCCCCGGGAACCTACTCCGTCACGGCCAGCTGCCCCGAGTCCCAGCGGCAGACCCGGCTGGTCAGGGTGGAGCCGGGGGAGAGCGTCagcctgacctttgacctctga